The Hordeum vulgare subsp. vulgare chromosome 7H, MorexV3_pseudomolecules_assembly, whole genome shotgun sequence DNA window CCTCGGCCCACGACCGCTAAAGAGGGCCACTCCACCGCATTGCCCGCAGCGAGTAGCGGGCCACATATATCTTCAGTCGGTGCCGTCGGACTGGGGCAGGTTGGGGTGGGCGGAGAAGTAGGCGAGGAGGCCCAGCAGCGGGGCGTTGATGTAGGTGGTGGGCTCGGACTGCTGGAAGACGGCCCGAGCGTCGGGGAAGTTGTCGCTGGTGTTGCTGGGCCCGCCCACCACGGCGCCGACGAGCAGGTTGGGGTTGGGCGCGCTGCTGCCGTAGTATGCCGCGCCGGCCTTGCATCCGATCCGCGCCGGGTGCGCCGACACCGACGGCAGCGAGCTCCCGCGGTGGTGGATGCGCCGCGGGAACCGCTCCCCGTACCCCACCATGTACGACATGCGCAGCGGGTTGTCGCCCAGGATGTAGTCCacctggcagcagcagcagcagcagaggaaaACGAGGAGGAGGTCAGTGGGTCGTCGCGGCGCGGCGAGTTTCCGGCAGGAAAACACGGCGGCGGGTTTGGTGGCGGACCTGGCGCTTGGCGACGCGGCGGAGCACGACCGGCGAGGCGGAGGAGCCGCCGCACGGCACCCGCACGTTGGCGTGGCTGGCGTAGTTGGCGTAGGCGAGCAGGAGGAACGACAGCGACGTCACGTGCTGCATGTTGCTGTTGCCCACCTTGAACAGCAGGCCACCTGCATCGTCGATATTCAGACGGTTCAGAAAGGTTCTTCTCCACAGGCTGAACTACATGACACATACATCAAGCTAAATTGTGTGGAAATTACACTAGCCATGGGGTTGGCAATGGGAGGTTGACCTGGGGAGTACTCGATCTGGGGGTGGTTGGAGATCCCCGGGAGGAGGGTGCAGATGAAGTTGTCGGCGTTCACCTGGAACGACTTGAAGAAGGAGTCCTTGCCCATCAGCACCTCCTACACAGCCAAACACCACAGCAGCAGATCCCACCATCAGCGACCAGCCGAATCACTAATCCAACATTTCATCAGTAGTGCTACTAATGATAAGTGAAAAATGACAGTGGCTTTGGCACATCCCGCTACGATCGAGGCCCGTGAGCACGGTACTGAAAAGTCGCCCACAGCGCACTGCCCGATCCCCACTGTTCGCCTGTTTTACAGCACGGCACACGACCCCATGGGCAGACCGGGCCGGGCCAGGGCCAGGGCCAGTGTGTACTGACGACCGGGACAAACATGCTCGCCTGCCTGCTTTGATCCACTAACCAGCCTATCATCACTGGCAGCGCTGATAAAAATATACTAGTAGGTTTTGGTTAACCTATCCACATAGAATCTGGCCCCAACCAAGGTCCAGCAACGTGCAGTGGGAATCTAGGATACGTTCCAATGAGGCACCCAATAATGCACACATGCTGCGCCAATCTATCTAGCCAGCCAGCCAGGCATGTGAATATGTGATGAGTACACTCTGCCACGGTGTGAGTAGCCATCGCTGATCATACGGCCATGTGGAGTGCCACGTGACAGCCAAGGATGCCAGAAAGTGCTGAATGTCTGTGTAGTCGGGCCAGAAGAATCGAGTCAGCTCACATGCTGATGCGCCGAACAAGTATTGATGCATCATAAACCCCAATGGAGAGAACAAATGCATATGCTCAGCCCGCACATATGTTCGATCTCATTGCCTAATCACCCActgtgatgtacatcacatgaTCTGCTAAGTTTTGTTATCCTAGCAGCCTTGGGACAATTATTCCTCGCCTCTGACAGTTAATCCAGACAAGACACAAGAGAACGCAGGTCATCACCCAACATGGCGTGCACGTTCAAAGGAATATCTGGTGAGTATATAGCCTCTAGGAAACTAGTATCATGATATCGAGCCGACCTTTCGTCTGATCTTTTAAAATTGCTTTTGGGCCCTAGCACAACCCAGCCCCACATGTCTGTCTTGGTCAAAAGAGCAGAGCGCGCGTGCAAAGGTTCCCCTCATGGCCGGCCTTCCAGCCCATGCATGCTCTTGCTTTACTACGCGAGCAGAGTGCCCTGCTCTCCAAGCACAGAGAAATCCTCTAGTTTAGTATATCTGCTACGGCTAATTAGTAAGAGATGCATATTCACACTGATTGTCAGGATGGCACGTCTCAAACTTGACGATGGCATGCCAAGACTGCGCATTGCCCGCTGCGGCTaccgaaaagaaaagataaactaGCACTCGTGAAAAAAAGGCGGGAAGCCGGCGCATGTGCGCGCCGCTGGGCACCAGAGGACTAGTGTCGTCGTTGCTCTTGTGTTTGTGTGTACACAAAccgagcagagcagagcagggcaGAATCACGCAATGACACACGAGAAGCGGCCAAAACAGGGTCAGGCATCCCTGCGTCGACGCATCATCCTAGAGTACCTGGCTATACTACTTCACACTCTATACCATAGGTCAGCACAGCAATGCAGTGGTGGAGTGGCCGTCATGGCTAGTCAGCAACGTGCAAGAATCAAGTGCACCTACTGTGTGGTCTGTGTTACACCAAGTACAGTAACATACCCTACTACTCCTAGTCAACAGGAACATGCATGTATGTCCGTAATCTAGGAGTAGCCTAGCAGGAATGAAATGTGCATGGTACTACTGTAGTACCTTGGAGATGAGGATGTTGATGCCGGCGTGCTTGTTATCCCAGCCAAACTCGTTGATGGAGTCGCTGGCGCCGAGCGCCACCTCGTTCTTCTTGATGTAGTCGCGGTACACGCGCTGGCGCGACGCCTTGTGCAGCCACGCCGCGCCCCACAGCAGCTCGTCCTGGTAGCCGTCGTAGTCGCAGTAGCAGGGGCACACGGCCGAGTACAGGCTGCTGCTGTACGCACCACGGTACTTGTCCGCGAACTCGAACACCTTCTCATCgcaaccaagaagaagaaaaatgaacaTACATACTTATGTCTAATCGACGTGGCAGGTACGTGATGACGAGGCGGCTTTAATGCACTTACGGAGATGGCGCGGTCGAGGAGGCGCTTGGAGTAGGCGGGGTCGGCCTCGCGGAAGACGATGGAgccggcggcgagggcggcggcggtctCGGCGGCGACGTCGGAGCCCGGGTGCGCCGGGTCGACCTTGTAGACGGTGCGAGGGGTGTCCATGTCCTCGGGCCGCTCCCAGCACGAGTGGTCGCGGAAGGCGTCCCCCACCTGCACGTACACTGTGTTGGGCGTCGCCGTCGCCTTCATCAGGTAGTCCGTCGCCCACCGCACCGCCGCCCGCGCCTCCCCGCCGTGCGACCCGAAGTTCTTGCCGAAGTCGATCAGCCCCCACGACATGAGCGTCGTCGTGAACGCCATCGGGAACCCGAACTTGACGTTGTCCCCCGCGTCGTAGTACCCGCCCGTCAGGTCCACCTACGCACGCACACCGCCGTGTTAACAATCAATGCAATGGAGCGCGAAAGAAGAGGAGGCGGTTCTAGTGGTGTCACTCACCCCGGCGGTGGCGCCGTCGTTGAGCGCGGAGTCGCGGCGCCAGCGGACGCGCTGGTCGGGCGGGAGGCGGCCGGAGCGCTGGCCCTCGAAGAAGAGGATGCTCTTGTGGAGGGCGTCGCCGTAGTTGTGCTGCGCGACGGCCGCCGTCgacaggagcagcagcagcagcattgCCGCGGCCGCCACCATTGccttcctcgccggcgacgccattGCAATCGCCTCGCTAGGTAGCTAAAGCTAGGCTTCACCGGTGTTGATGGGCGGCAGTTTAGTCGGTTGGCGCTGTGCGTGCGCGGCGGTTCGGGCGCTGGACTGCTGCTGCACTGGAGCGGCGAACGGCAAAGGATTTAATAgggggggagaggggggtggccaGGTTTAATGGCATGTGAGGGCGAGGCTCCATGTGAGGGTGTAGCCAGAGAGGGAATGGGATGCTGGGGGCGGAGCCAGTCGCGGCGCGACACGTGCGCGTGGCAGCGTTGCGGCGCCCGGGGCGAGGACGAGGGCCGCGGCGTCCGTGGAACTGGTCCTTGTGGACGCTGCCGTGGACCGTGGTCGCTTCCGGTGCCAACCAAGGGCTACTGCCATTTGGGATTGGGAGCACAAAAGTGGTGTACCAAACCCTCAGAAATGCCTGTCTTGGGACCGATCGATATAACTTTTCTTGGAATCTCCATGGCTTCGTCCCTAATACAGTACCTGTATTCACGTGCAATCATTGGTTTACAACCTTGCAACATTTTGGACACAAAGAATGAAAAAAAAAGAGCAAATTGCAAACCTCTCACAGATGAAGAAAGTGGCTTGTCACTTTTTCCGGTTTTATCACTATGGACATTTTGGACATAAAGAATGCAAAAAACTACTTTTTCAGTTTTATCACTATAGTGCAATTTCTACGCAACTACCAATTTCCACATTTCAAAAGCCCGAAAGATGCACAATAAATCATCATTAGACTTAGCAACGAATGTGGGAAAATTAATTTCATGACCAACATTGTCATAACAAGAAATATCGGTTGGACAAAAAGTATAGGACCCAAAACAGTCATTGCAAGTGTTACATCATTTCACATCAAACgtctgtactccctccgtctaatGAAGAGTGTACGTTTAGCTTTAAAAATTCTTCATAAAATAATATACTTTTATCTTTTCAATGCACTATAAAATAGAAAGAAATGTATCTCTCTTATCACACGGTAATCAAGACCAATAATATTTTACACATAGTCCCCTTAATTTCTACATGTACTTAGTTCATTGGGGGTTGGATAATtaaaaagaagagagatgattACTTGCACTTTTTCAATGCATTTTTGCTTCACTTTATAATTTGTTCTAAAATATCTATATGTACAATTTTCatcggacagagggagtatacaaTAACGTGTGCTCTCAGGGAAAACAGTGGGAGGAGAATCTCTTGATCGCCCTTGTGAATTTCATGAGGGTAGGCTAGCTAGGATAATTATGATGCATAATAGAGTATTACTTAAGTATTACTATAGGTTCATAGACTTAGGCCTTGTTTGTTTAAAAAGTct harbors:
- the LOC123408823 gene encoding endoglucanase 17; this translates as MASPARKAMVAAAAMLLLLLLSTAAVAQHNYGDALHKSILFFEGQRSGRLPPDQRVRWRRDSALNDGATAGVDLTGGYYDAGDNVKFGFPMAFTTTLMSWGLIDFGKNFGSHGGEARAAVRWATDYLMKATATPNTVYVQVGDAFRDHSCWERPEDMDTPRTVYKVDPAHPGSDVAAETAAALAAGSIVFREADPAYSKRLLDRAISVFEFADKYRGAYSSSLYSAVCPCYCDYDGYQDELLWGAAWLHKASRQRVYRDYIKKNEVALGASDSINEFGWDNKHAGINILISKEVLMGKDSFFKSFQVNADNFICTLLPGISNHPQIEYSPGGLLFKVGNSNMQHVTSLSFLLLAYANYASHANVRVPCGGSSASPVVLRRVAKRQVDYILGDNPLRMSYMVGYGERFPRRIHHRGSSLPSVSAHPARIGCKAGAAYYGSSAPNPNLLVGAVVGGPSNTSDNFPDARAVFQQSEPTTYINAPLLGLLAYFSAHPNLPQSDGTD